In a single window of the Streptomyces sp. NBC_00094 genome:
- a CDS encoding TetR/AcrR family transcriptional regulator, whose amino-acid sequence MTTPTSRKVGRPRVQERPASGLEPRAEVLAGAAELFTTRGYTATSTRTIAERAGLRQASLYHYFDGKEAILAELLEGTVRPSLEVARGLVSGGEATPEARLWALCHSDAALLCGGPYNLGALYLLPEVQTDRFTDFHEVRSELKRCYGELLAATEPGAALGAADLALRTDLLFGLTESVILIRRADPDRDERALAEATADAALRVAGVPQRSLSRLRREGQRLLAANA is encoded by the coding sequence GTGACCACGCCCACCAGCAGAAAAGTCGGCCGGCCGCGGGTCCAGGAGCGTCCCGCGAGCGGCTTGGAGCCCCGCGCCGAAGTCCTGGCCGGGGCGGCCGAGCTGTTCACCACCCGTGGCTACACCGCGACCTCCACCCGCACGATCGCCGAACGCGCCGGACTGCGGCAGGCGTCCCTGTACCACTACTTCGACGGCAAGGAGGCGATCCTCGCGGAGCTCCTGGAGGGGACCGTCCGGCCCTCGCTGGAGGTGGCACGCGGGCTGGTGTCCGGCGGGGAGGCGACTCCGGAGGCGCGCCTGTGGGCCTTGTGCCACTCCGACGCGGCGCTGCTGTGCGGCGGACCGTACAACCTGGGCGCGCTCTACCTGCTGCCCGAGGTGCAGACGGACCGCTTCACCGACTTCCACGAGGTGCGGTCCGAACTCAAGCGGTGTTACGGGGAGTTGCTGGCCGCCACCGAGCCGGGAGCAGCCCTCGGCGCGGCGGACCTGGCGCTCCGCACGGACCTGCTCTTCGGCCTCACCGAGAGCGTGATCCTCATCCGGCGTGCCGACCCGGACCGCGACGAGCGGGCCTTGGCGGAGGCGACGGCCGACGCGGCCCTTCGGGTGGCGGGCGTGCCGCAGCGCTCCCTGTCACGGCTGCGCCGCGAGGGGCAGCGGCTCCTCGCGGCGAACGCCTGA
- a CDS encoding urea amidolyase associated protein UAAP1, whose product MATPSATASTHGARDHARAQEGTRVDAMPVLPASGWPAPPEGVAAGDVVWAETVAGGNYTHKVLARGTELRLTDLTGDACAHLLLHSADRPWERLNAADTVKVLWNAYLGEGHLLLSDQGRVLASLTRDSSGRHDALTGTSTLVRNTERYGDGTPQSASPAGRELFKLAALKNGLTPRDLPPSVSFFQGVRITEDGSTEFTGSAGPGGTVTLRVEQDVVVLIANVPHPLDPRPEYRCGNLGVLAYRACPTAPGDPLWDATPEGRRAFLNTVDHLTARGIA is encoded by the coding sequence ATGGCGACACCGTCAGCGACAGCGTCGACGCACGGCGCGCGCGACCATGCCCGCGCACAGGAGGGCACGCGGGTCGACGCCATGCCCGTACTGCCCGCGAGCGGGTGGCCCGCGCCGCCCGAGGGCGTGGCCGCCGGAGACGTCGTGTGGGCCGAGACCGTGGCGGGCGGCAACTACACCCACAAGGTCCTCGCACGGGGCACCGAGCTGCGGCTGACCGACCTCACCGGCGACGCCTGCGCTCACCTGCTGCTCCACAGTGCCGACCGCCCCTGGGAGCGGCTGAACGCGGCCGACACCGTCAAGGTGCTGTGGAACGCGTACCTCGGCGAGGGGCACCTGCTCCTGTCCGACCAGGGCCGGGTCCTCGCCTCTCTCACCCGGGACTCCTCCGGCCGGCACGACGCCCTCACCGGCACCTCCACCCTCGTGCGCAACACCGAGCGGTACGGGGACGGGACCCCGCAGTCCGCCTCGCCGGCGGGCCGCGAGCTGTTCAAGCTCGCCGCCCTCAAGAACGGCCTCACCCCGCGCGACCTCCCCCCGTCCGTCTCCTTCTTCCAGGGCGTACGGATCACCGAGGACGGCTCCACCGAGTTCACCGGCTCCGCCGGCCCCGGCGGGACCGTCACGCTCCGCGTCGAACAGGACGTGGTCGTCCTGATCGCCAACGTCCCGCACCCCCTGGACCCACGCCCCGAGTACCGCTGCGGGAACCTCGGCGTCCTCGCGTACCGGGCCTGCCCGACCGCCCCCGGCGACCCGCTGTGGGACGCCACGCCCGAAGGACGCCGCGCCTTCCTGAACACCGTCGACCACCTCACCGCCCGGGGGATCGCATGA
- a CDS encoding amino acid permease produces the protein MTVTTDPAPPAPPSPGAAGEGSLAAFGYQQELRRRMGRYASFAAGFSFISVLTTVFQFFSLGYSFGGPGFFWTWPVVLVGQLLVAACFAELAARMPIAGAIYQWASRLGTPAFGWYAGWIMVIGRIVVVAAAALALQVVLPAVWPGFQLVGGDPSPTTTSGAANAAVLGLILLALTTLLNVLDNRALSAVNTVGVTAEIAGVALIVTLLATHAERDPGITLHTGGQGGLITALLVGSFTAAYVLIGFESASEMSEETVNPRRTAPRTTLSALTTSGVCGGLLLLGGLLAAPSLTDGRLATEGLGYVLTSTLGDDLGRVLLADVALAICAATLAIQTSATRMLYSMARDGVLPRSARLARVPARTGMPGTAAVVVGVCAGLLLLLNLASPQAFLAIGTTCIAMVYLAYAMVTGPMLVRRLRGEWPPAAAGDRDELGRPLFSLGRWGLPVNALAVGYGLFMTVNLAWPRAEVYDPEGGHWYFQWFTVLFVGATVATGAAYRWYRLRKEAGQASMGDARLLA, from the coding sequence ATGACCGTCACCACCGATCCCGCTCCGCCGGCACCTCCCTCGCCCGGCGCCGCGGGCGAGGGCTCGCTCGCCGCGTTCGGCTACCAGCAGGAATTGCGTCGCCGGATGGGGCGGTACGCGTCCTTCGCCGCCGGGTTCTCCTTCATCTCCGTACTGACCACGGTCTTCCAGTTCTTCTCCCTCGGCTACTCCTTCGGGGGCCCGGGCTTCTTCTGGACCTGGCCCGTCGTCCTCGTCGGCCAGCTCCTCGTCGCCGCCTGCTTCGCCGAACTCGCGGCCCGGATGCCCATCGCGGGGGCGATCTACCAGTGGGCGAGCCGGCTCGGCACCCCGGCCTTCGGCTGGTACGCGGGGTGGATCATGGTCATCGGGCGGATCGTCGTCGTGGCGGCCGCCGCCCTCGCGCTCCAGGTCGTACTCCCCGCGGTCTGGCCGGGCTTCCAGCTCGTCGGTGGGGACCCCTCACCCACGACGACGAGCGGAGCCGCCAACGCAGCCGTCCTCGGCCTCATCCTGCTGGCGCTCACCACGCTCCTCAACGTCCTGGACAACCGCGCGCTCTCGGCAGTCAACACGGTCGGTGTCACCGCCGAGATCGCCGGCGTCGCCCTGATCGTCACCCTCCTCGCCACCCACGCCGAGCGCGATCCCGGCATCACCCTGCACACCGGCGGCCAGGGCGGCCTGATCACGGCGCTCCTCGTGGGCTCGTTCACCGCCGCGTACGTCCTCATCGGCTTCGAGAGCGCGAGCGAGATGAGCGAGGAGACCGTCAACCCGCGGCGCACCGCTCCCCGTACGACGCTGAGCGCCCTCACCACGTCCGGCGTCTGCGGCGGCCTTCTGCTGCTCGGCGGCCTGCTCGCCGCGCCCAGCCTCACCGACGGCCGCCTCGCCACCGAGGGCCTGGGATACGTGCTCACCAGCACCCTCGGCGACGACCTCGGCAGGGTCCTGCTCGCCGACGTGGCCCTGGCCATCTGCGCGGCCACCCTCGCGATCCAGACCTCGGCGACCCGCATGCTCTACTCCATGGCCCGCGACGGCGTCCTCCCGCGCTCGGCGCGGCTGGCCCGGGTGCCGGCGCGGACCGGGATGCCCGGAACGGCCGCGGTGGTGGTCGGAGTCTGCGCGGGGCTGCTGCTCCTGCTCAACCTCGCCTCGCCGCAGGCCTTCCTCGCCATCGGCACCACGTGCATCGCGATGGTGTACCTGGCGTACGCGATGGTCACCGGGCCGATGCTGGTCCGGCGGCTGCGCGGAGAGTGGCCGCCGGCCGCCGCCGGCGACCGCGACGAACTCGGCAGGCCGCTGTTCTCCCTCGGCCGCTGGGGACTGCCCGTCAACGCCCTCGCGGTCGGCTACGGCCTCTTCATGACGGTCAACCTCGCCTGGCCGCGCGCCGAGGTGTACGACCCCGAGGGCGGCCACTGGTACTTCCAGTGGTTCACGGTCCTGTTCGTCGGCGCCACGGTCGCGACGGGGGCGGCGTACCGCTGGTACCGCCTCCGCAAGGAGGCCGGTCAAGCGTCGATGGGGGACGCACGCCTCCTGGCCTGA
- a CDS encoding urea amidolyase associated protein UAAP2, whose protein sequence is MTATSTRGRVVSDDTVPARAAWSAVVRKGQSLTVTDLHGNQAADFLLYDAHDTSVRYSAPDTIQAQGNLFLTTGSVLMSNEHTPLMTVVEDTCGRHDTIGGACSKESNTLRYGHHTWSQHACVENFLAEGARHGLGKRDLVSNINWFMNVPVEQDGTLGIVDGLSAPGLRAVLRAETDVLVLLSNCPQINNPCNGFDPTAVRMTITEPDDCDKPDDSDEV, encoded by the coding sequence ATGACCGCCACCAGCACGCGGGGCCGCGTCGTCTCCGACGACACCGTCCCCGCCCGCGCCGCCTGGTCCGCGGTCGTCCGCAAGGGCCAGTCGCTGACCGTCACCGACCTCCACGGCAACCAGGCCGCCGACTTCCTCCTCTACGACGCGCACGACACCTCCGTGCGCTACAGCGCCCCCGACACGATCCAGGCCCAGGGAAACCTCTTCCTGACCACCGGCTCGGTGCTGATGTCCAACGAGCACACCCCGCTGATGACCGTCGTCGAGGACACCTGCGGACGCCACGACACCATCGGCGGCGCCTGTTCCAAGGAGTCCAACACCCTCCGCTACGGCCACCACACCTGGTCGCAGCACGCCTGCGTGGAGAACTTCCTTGCCGAGGGAGCCCGGCACGGACTCGGCAAGCGCGATCTCGTCTCCAACATCAACTGGTTCATGAACGTGCCGGTCGAGCAGGACGGCACCCTCGGCATCGTCGACGGCCTTTCGGCCCCCGGGCTCCGCGCCGTGCTCCGCGCCGAGACCGACGTCCTGGTGCTCCTCTCCAACTGCCCGCAGATCAACAACCCCTGCAACGGATTCGACCCGACGGCCGTACGGATGACGATCACCGAGCCCGACGACTGCGACAAGCCCGACGACAGCGACGAGGTCTGA
- a CDS encoding AAA family ATPase: MPGPAESPLAPRLTLHLLGGFGAVRDDGVEIPRRWRRSTAQTLVKLLAVTPGQRRHREQVMEQLWPDIPMESALRNLRVTLHAARHALEPDLAPRAPSSYLLAHGEVLFLAADRVRVDVDEAEESARAALASGEADGLGAALASLGRELLPEDRYADWARERRLRIEVLCEQLVRALAESLLADGRTDDAVGVLREALDRFPADEGLHLLLARTWCAMGRPRQAIRQYHACREALSEELGLRPGAELEALHRTALAALDARAVAPLATTVPEPAPLPPAIRRPERLPLFGRERPLELLVEHACGPAPEPGVVSGSSSGSASAWAGDAPLVVVRGEAGIGKTRLVAEAARRAAAEGVCVLWGTSHEAEGQTPYGVFADALDGRLAGCGVQERSRVGAEHAGLAALLPSLGGGPVVAASPEEERARLFRAVAGFLTDLAAARPVLMVLDDVHAADPGSLSLLHFLVRTTQDRRWRFIATCRDDTLEPDDVRRQVLDGILRQRMAVEVDLLRLSRADCAGLAAAAAGHAVGTNPVGRSGSGSVSVSGSVSVSGSVEFAERRRTASRIFQLSLGNPLFALELASTPGADLERMEPRHRTTAEPHTDAVPDGIRRLVGSRLTRLPRDARRTLAALAVAGGTAVSLTELEAVTSAGLHPPLEGPEVTSALDAAAGSGIVEERDVVLGGRAVLGYSFRHPLVRLACAEQLSRAARRRLHHAYADTVLRLRPDALDTLAFHMTVADDERAPVFLRAAAERAASLYANDSACDYYRELVARLDATDRSAAGEARVAWGEVLRRAARYPEAEDVLRRALRDLTAAENSSGALRAAVCLAEVLGRAGRTLDGLAVLRGAPRDRSTAGDRARLHLAVGALGFHAGHFEETLTALRRAELETERLPAGERDPLLSRTFTTRAAALLVAGQVRESREAAEAALRTAERTGDAALISSALSVVGELAREEGRPTAARDFARRAVSVARRTGDPTVLAFDQSNLAGAELLVGDHRRATALANAAVRLARSLGTSWALPYALVGLAEVELRCGRLTRAEEALKACAEAMPPARDPQVREGMRRLTEELAATRAVTRSAGPPTGPEQR; encoded by the coding sequence ATGCCAGGACCGGCCGAGTCACCGCTCGCTCCACGGCTGACCCTGCACCTTCTCGGGGGGTTCGGGGCGGTCCGTGACGACGGCGTGGAGATCCCGAGGCGGTGGCGGCGCAGCACCGCGCAGACGCTGGTGAAGCTGCTCGCCGTGACCCCGGGGCAGCGGCGCCATCGCGAGCAGGTGATGGAGCAGCTGTGGCCGGACATCCCGATGGAATCGGCGCTACGGAATCTGCGGGTCACGCTCCATGCTGCGCGCCACGCCCTGGAGCCGGATCTCGCGCCCCGGGCTCCTTCTTCGTATCTCCTAGCGCACGGCGAGGTGCTCTTCCTTGCAGCGGACCGGGTACGGGTCGACGTCGACGAGGCGGAGGAGTCCGCCCGTGCCGCGCTGGCCTCGGGCGAGGCCGACGGGCTCGGCGCGGCGCTGGCCTCCTTGGGCCGGGAGCTCCTCCCCGAGGACCGGTACGCGGACTGGGCACGGGAACGCCGCCTCCGCATCGAGGTGCTGTGCGAACAGCTCGTACGGGCCCTGGCGGAAAGCCTGCTGGCCGACGGCCGCACCGACGACGCGGTCGGTGTGCTGCGCGAGGCGCTGGACCGGTTCCCCGCCGACGAGGGGCTGCACCTGCTGCTGGCGCGGACCTGGTGTGCCATGGGCCGGCCACGCCAGGCCATCCGGCAGTACCACGCCTGTCGTGAGGCGCTGTCCGAGGAACTGGGCCTGCGGCCGGGCGCCGAGCTGGAGGCGCTGCACCGGACCGCCCTGGCCGCGCTCGACGCGCGCGCTGTCGCGCCGCTCGCCACCACCGTGCCGGAACCCGCGCCGCTGCCGCCCGCGATCCGCCGCCCCGAACGCCTGCCGTTGTTCGGCCGGGAGCGCCCGCTGGAGCTCCTCGTCGAGCACGCGTGCGGGCCCGCGCCGGAACCCGGGGTGGTATCGGGGTCGTCATCGGGGTCGGCCTCCGCATGGGCCGGGGACGCCCCGCTCGTCGTGGTGCGCGGCGAGGCGGGCATCGGCAAGACCCGGCTGGTCGCGGAGGCGGCACGCCGTGCGGCGGCCGAGGGCGTCTGCGTGCTGTGGGGCACGAGTCACGAGGCCGAGGGGCAGACTCCGTACGGGGTCTTCGCCGACGCGCTCGACGGCCGCCTCGCCGGGTGCGGCGTCCAGGAGCGCTCCCGGGTGGGTGCCGAACACGCGGGGCTCGCCGCCCTGTTGCCTTCCCTGGGCGGGGGACCGGTCGTCGCCGCGAGCCCGGAGGAGGAGCGCGCCCGCCTGTTCCGGGCCGTCGCCGGATTCCTCACCGACCTCGCGGCGGCCCGGCCGGTCCTCATGGTGCTGGACGATGTCCACGCGGCCGACCCGGGCTCGTTGAGCCTGCTGCACTTCCTGGTCCGTACGACCCAGGACAGGCGCTGGCGGTTCATCGCCACCTGCCGTGACGACACGCTCGAACCGGACGACGTGCGGCGGCAGGTGCTCGACGGGATCCTGCGGCAACGGATGGCGGTGGAGGTCGATCTCCTGCGGCTGAGCCGCGCCGACTGCGCGGGGCTGGCCGCCGCAGCCGCGGGCCATGCCGTCGGCACGAACCCCGTCGGCCGCTCGGGCTCCGGATCCGTCTCCGTCTCCGGCTCCGTCTCCGTCTCCGGCTCCGTCGAGTTCGCGGAGAGACGTCGTACCGCCTCCCGTATCTTCCAGCTCTCGCTCGGAAACCCGCTGTTCGCCCTGGAACTGGCCAGTACCCCTGGGGCGGACCTGGAGCGCATGGAACCGCGGCACCGCACCACCGCCGAACCGCACACGGATGCCGTCCCCGACGGCATCCGCCGCCTCGTCGGCAGCAGGCTCACCCGACTGCCCCGGGACGCCCGCCGCACGCTGGCCGCCCTCGCGGTCGCCGGCGGCACCGCCGTGTCGCTCACCGAGCTGGAGGCCGTCACCTCCGCCGGACTGCATCCGCCGCTGGAGGGACCGGAGGTCACGTCTGCGCTCGACGCGGCCGCCGGTTCGGGGATCGTCGAGGAACGCGATGTCGTCCTCGGCGGCCGGGCTGTTCTCGGCTACTCCTTCCGGCACCCACTTGTACGGCTGGCCTGCGCGGAACAGCTGAGCAGAGCCGCGCGCAGGCGTCTCCACCATGCGTACGCGGACACGGTGCTGCGGCTGCGTCCCGACGCCCTCGACACTCTCGCGTTCCACATGACGGTGGCCGACGACGAGCGGGCACCGGTCTTCCTCCGGGCGGCCGCCGAGCGTGCGGCCTCGCTGTACGCCAACGACAGCGCCTGCGACTACTACCGGGAACTGGTCGCCCGGCTGGACGCCACGGACCGGTCGGCGGCGGGGGAGGCGCGGGTGGCCTGGGGGGAGGTCCTGCGCCGCGCCGCCCGCTATCCGGAGGCCGAGGACGTGCTGAGGCGGGCGCTGCGGGATCTGACGGCGGCCGAGAACTCCTCCGGTGCGCTGCGTGCCGCGGTATGCCTGGCCGAGGTCCTCGGCCGTGCCGGGCGCACGCTCGACGGTCTCGCGGTGCTCCGTGGGGCTCCGCGCGACCGGTCGACGGCCGGCGACAGAGCGCGGCTTCATCTCGCCGTCGGCGCCCTGGGCTTCCACGCCGGGCACTTCGAGGAGACGCTCACGGCTCTGCGCCGCGCGGAGCTGGAGACTGAACGGCTCCCCGCCGGAGAGCGGGACCCGCTGCTGTCCCGCACGTTCACGACGCGCGCCGCCGCGCTGCTCGTCGCCGGGCAGGTGCGGGAGAGCCGCGAGGCGGCCGAGGCGGCGCTGCGGACGGCCGAGCGGACCGGCGACGCGGCGCTGATCTCCAGCGCGCTCTCCGTCGTGGGCGAACTGGCCCGTGAGGAGGGCAGGCCGACGGCCGCACGGGACTTCGCGCGGCGTGCCGTGTCGGTCGCCCGGCGCACCGGCGACCCCACCGTGCTCGCCTTCGACCAGAGCAATCTGGCGGGCGCCGAGCTCCTGGTGGGCGACCACCGCCGGGCGACGGCTCTGGCCAACGCGGCGGTGCGACTGGCCCGTTCACTGGGTACCTCATGGGCGCTGCCGTACGCGCTGGTGGGACTCGCCGAGGTCGAACTGCGCTGCGGGCGTCTTACGCGGGCCGAGGAGGCGCTGAAGGCCTGCGCCGAAGCGATGCCGCCGGCCCGCGACCCGCAAGTACGGGAAGGGATGCGACGGCTGACGGAGGAGCTGGCCGCGACTCGGGCCGTCACCCGGAGCGCCGGTCCGCCCACCGGCCCGGAGCAGCGGTAA
- a CDS encoding S8 family serine peptidase, with protein sequence MRPLARARLVAAITVVTLCSPAALPSATAGPVPDAAVTPAATPSGASVSRTVTLVTGDRVTVTTTADGRKAYSAEPAAGSAPGTILARTDIDGDAYFYPSDVIGKVGSLLDPQLFNVDGLIRDGYDDSRTDALPLIVRRTGAERPETLSGDGLLPAKRDFRSLKASTAALDKDDAAELGDALDTKGELKGVESIWLDGKVHADALDRNLTQIGADTAWQSGRTGKGVKVAVLDTGADRTHPDLAGRISETKDFSGSGSTLDKQGHGTHVAATVAGSGAGAPGLRSGVAPEADLIIGKVLGDDGSGSDSQVIAGMEWAVAQGAKVVNMSLGSGPTNGQDPVTQSLEALATSSGTLFVVSAGNNGPNISTVSAPSIAPHALSVAAVDFIGGTASFSSRGPSFNGTVKPEIAAPGVNVVAARATGTNIGTVQSDPAYTALSGTSMAAPHIAGAAAVLAQEHPDWTPDQLKHTLMGTTTAPQNGQSLYDVGTGVVNLPAALKQTVVADAGALDFGRLDVTDGTATRTVKLTNKGDATVTLDLKGTLATTGSTPPADMLKLSTSFVTLGAGESTDVTLTVDATGTPTGTYTGALTALPAGGGQGLRIPLLLDRAQSVKVTTLDRAGKPAPAQISLLNADSGASLNAEIRAEGTRDLRVPEGRYMGLAMIGMTIDGLRQIAIVSADLKAGSNEIVFDARKARRWTASMEGKDTRPEFMAGNLTRTTDDGKYGIRHSMLAGGAYGAFPRDALWITPTTEAHLGKVAFNERWRLADADSDTTVGDTSTLYDAAYARTEVGDDPERRLTRGEVETFAKVRMTYRGMNEKLRYQEGSTVYGTGLNGLNTSSPSYLTVPRERTEYIQAEDRIWLRFTYRNQGGVSMNYAPAQFTYQPGTTTKDTWFTGPFSVLATGQTTGARLQLKMDDSVNPEGRVGQNGDFNFPQRVQTTTRLYRNGTLAADRGSLIDKTFADADKASYELSRTYTSAGIFPMGGEATSRWTFTAGGTGDTATPVKLLNVAFDASLDELNRARAGLPLLVKADVTGAVDGLRHARAWVTADNGVTWEQVPVLGHDGEYRFLAPHTALKSGGFLGVRFTAEDRSGSTVDTALPRAIPVG encoded by the coding sequence ATGAGACCCCTTGCCCGCGCCCGACTCGTGGCGGCGATCACCGTCGTCACCCTGTGCTCGCCCGCGGCCCTGCCGTCGGCGACCGCAGGGCCCGTACCGGACGCGGCCGTCACCCCGGCCGCCACGCCGTCCGGCGCCTCGGTGAGCCGTACGGTCACTCTCGTCACGGGTGACCGGGTCACGGTCACCACCACCGCGGACGGCAGGAAGGCGTACAGCGCGGAGCCCGCCGCCGGTTCGGCGCCGGGCACGATCCTCGCCCGTACGGACATCGACGGCGACGCGTATTTCTACCCGAGCGATGTCATCGGCAAGGTGGGCTCCCTCCTGGACCCGCAGCTGTTCAACGTCGACGGCCTGATCCGCGACGGGTACGACGACTCGCGCACCGACGCGCTGCCGCTGATCGTGCGCCGCACCGGCGCCGAGCGGCCGGAGACGCTGTCCGGCGACGGTCTGCTGCCCGCCAAGCGCGACTTCCGCTCGCTGAAGGCGAGCACGGCGGCCCTCGACAAGGACGACGCGGCCGAGCTCGGTGACGCCCTCGACACCAAGGGCGAGCTGAAGGGCGTCGAGAGCATCTGGCTGGACGGCAAGGTCCACGCCGACGCGCTGGACCGCAACCTCACCCAGATCGGCGCCGACACCGCCTGGCAGTCCGGCCGTACCGGCAAGGGCGTCAAGGTCGCCGTGCTCGACACCGGCGCCGACCGGACCCATCCCGACCTCGCGGGCCGGATCAGTGAGACCAAGGACTTCTCGGGCAGCGGCAGCACGCTCGACAAGCAGGGCCACGGCACCCATGTCGCGGCGACCGTGGCCGGCAGCGGCGCCGGTGCACCGGGCCTCCGTTCCGGCGTCGCACCGGAAGCCGACCTGATCATCGGCAAGGTCCTCGGCGACGACGGCTCCGGCTCGGACTCACAGGTCATCGCCGGCATGGAGTGGGCTGTCGCGCAGGGCGCCAAGGTCGTCAACATGTCGCTGGGCAGCGGCCCGACGAACGGCCAGGACCCGGTCACCCAGTCGCTCGAAGCGCTGGCCACCTCGTCCGGCACCCTCTTCGTGGTGTCGGCCGGCAACAACGGTCCGAACATCAGCACCGTCTCGGCCCCCTCGATCGCCCCGCACGCCCTGTCGGTCGCCGCGGTGGACTTCATCGGCGGCACCGCCTCGTTCTCCAGCCGCGGCCCGTCCTTCAACGGCACCGTCAAGCCGGAGATAGCCGCCCCCGGCGTCAACGTCGTCGCGGCCCGTGCCACCGGCACGAACATCGGCACCGTGCAGTCCGACCCGGCGTACACGGCACTGTCCGGTACGTCGATGGCCGCCCCGCACATCGCCGGAGCCGCGGCCGTCCTGGCCCAGGAACACCCCGACTGGACCCCGGACCAGCTCAAGCACACGCTGATGGGCACCACGACGGCTCCGCAGAACGGTCAGTCGCTGTACGACGTCGGCACCGGTGTGGTGAACCTCCCCGCCGCGCTGAAGCAGACCGTCGTGGCCGACGCGGGCGCCCTCGACTTCGGGCGCCTGGACGTGACCGACGGCACCGCCACCCGTACCGTGAAGCTCACCAACAAGGGCGACGCGACCGTCACCCTGGACCTCAAGGGCACCCTGGCCACGACCGGTTCGACCCCGCCGGCCGACATGCTGAAGCTCTCGACTTCCTTCGTGACGCTGGGCGCCGGTGAGTCCACCGACGTCACCCTCACCGTCGATGCCACGGGCACGCCGACCGGCACCTACACCGGCGCGCTGACGGCGCTCCCCGCCGGTGGCGGCCAGGGACTGCGTATCCCGCTGCTCCTGGACCGGGCACAGTCCGTCAAGGTCACCACGCTCGACCGCGCCGGCAAGCCCGCGCCCGCCCAGATCTCGCTGCTCAACGCCGACAGCGGTGCCTCGCTGAACGCGGAGATCCGCGCCGAGGGCACCCGCGACCTGCGGGTTCCCGAGGGCCGCTACATGGGCCTGGCGATGATCGGGATGACGATCGACGGACTCCGCCAGATCGCCATCGTCAGCGCCGACCTGAAGGCCGGCTCGAACGAGATCGTCTTCGACGCCCGCAAGGCCCGCCGCTGGACCGCGTCCATGGAGGGCAAGGACACCCGGCCGGAGTTCATGGCGGGCAACCTGACCCGTACGACCGACGACGGCAAGTACGGCATCCGGCACAGCATGCTGGCCGGCGGCGCCTACGGGGCCTTCCCGCGCGACGCGCTCTGGATCACGCCCACCACGGAAGCCCACCTCGGGAAGGTCGCCTTCAACGAGCGCTGGCGCCTCGCCGACGCGGACAGCGACACCACCGTGGGCGACACGTCCACCCTCTACGACGCGGCCTACGCCCGGACCGAGGTCGGCGACGACCCCGAGCGACGGCTGACCCGCGGTGAGGTCGAGACGTTCGCCAAGGTCCGTATGACGTACCGGGGCATGAACGAGAAGCTTCGCTACCAGGAGGGCAGCACGGTCTACGGGACCGGGCTGAACGGCCTCAACACGTCCTCGCCGTCCTACCTGACCGTCCCCCGGGAGCGCACGGAGTACATCCAGGCCGAGGACCGGATCTGGTTGCGGTTCACCTACCGCAACCAGGGTGGCGTGTCGATGAACTACGCACCGGCCCAGTTCACCTACCAGCCGGGCACCACCACGAAGGACACCTGGTTCACCGGCCCGTTCTCCGTGCTCGCCACCGGCCAGACCACCGGTGCGCGCCTCCAGTTGAAGATGGACGACAGCGTCAACCCGGAGGGGCGCGTCGGGCAGAACGGCGACTTCAACTTCCCCCAGCGCGTCCAGACCACGACACGGCTCTACCGCAACGGCACCCTGGCCGCCGACCGGGGCTCGCTGATCGACAAGACCTTCGCCGACGCCGACAAGGCCTCGTACGAGTTGAGCCGTACGTACACCTCCGCCGGCATCTTCCCGATGGGCGGCGAGGCGACCTCCAGGTGGACCTTCACCGCCGGCGGCACGGGTGACACGGCGACCCCGGTGAAGCTGCTCAACGTGGCGTTCGACGCGTCGCTGGACGAGCTGAACCGGGCGCGCGCCGGCCTCCCGCTGCTGGTGAAGGCCGATGTCACGGGCGCGGTCGACGGTCTGCGCCACGCTCGCGCCTGGGTCACCGCCGACAACGGCGTGACCTGGGAGCAGGTCCCTGTGCTGGGCCACGACGGCGAGTACCGGTTCCTCGCACCGCACACGGCGCTGAAGTCCGGCGGCTTCCTGGGCGTTCGCTTCACGGCCGAGGACCGAAGCGGCAGCACCGTGGACACGGCGCTCCCCAGGGCTATTCCGGTCGGGTGA